In Tenebrio molitor chromosome 6, icTenMoli1.1, whole genome shotgun sequence, one genomic interval encodes:
- the spri gene encoding protein sprint isoform X8, which produces MGKLLSSLATDLDNMLSELCTTPPPPYDRLSDSELHTRSDAFLEPYLLGDRQSPMVGAPSPSPPPCRNARNSSPAPPSRSASGESLLSSNGGSEGGSEDSGESGYGATCDIGLTERLIRSHPIWFLPGIQRAGAFHLLQGKEEGCFVVRQSSQSDTMALSVRLPIDKGPYIEHYLIQSTEGHLGLETSENRFGSIPELIAHYANCCDELPVQLTLPKAIREAKSRQQLSSLALLGQEFWRYSPPPSAATSPDADLVLNLNPLMTTFKTAEPSTPIPKENSRPARPNTLNLMSFIEPNKVELSKPKNESASKTPPPPPPRWSKPSTPQNNFTVTTTVTFSVNAQGTDEQQGSEVEVVRCDPKRMSPEGQCNSTISSKGSSRRGGPTDQVLSPNGSILSPNSDLNSLLSPDTLSPLSASKTSRHSKRSKHKLSKHYQESDIVDSPTFYYRSGLGDKISDYEDVWTNEPTTNKPKSLASPDLLQHTANVVSLNNNVLSPVESHRSDCSTPVQNCKNQLLQSPLIEDMASPHAPKQGSPFYAEPADSIANPVPRRPLPRTMIPMQQRHSNPPGLLSHSPLSPGLERIDSDFNGMSSSADNLSPKQRLPALRKPEAKPVQPPSIKTRGNDSWQVDNGWTFRSSECDVTMESSDPEYDSDWPVIPTLMSSSPQPYTPDPEDRTTVQDMISKRFPDIRTSAELTIDEELCRMSAYDNVDDRRVPRAPPSEISELTEFSDPWTELNQGVAETDDSVSERIDHGTKVMNRSKSFKDRLDPLLSAPRLQALRNRERSGPKAVGAAIRTYALELAQDKNTTFAQNIDNFIACTCESKETNPQIIMRNMRQFMSGMKNYLVKHGEKGFYKEIERERSKLKPTEFLNLDAILEGVMHKLVVKPLKGHLQKLFLDHYTKTGAIRLLADNIQFAATRPIAELAIKPKITLPSDSSLGTISQYLQRLQTADSPLEKLEYLLAAIATIFNSVKTGQLTGSGKAAQLGADDFLPLFVWVLVRTNFVAAEIEAEYMWGLLHPSLLSGEGGYYLTTLSSAVHVLKNFKESCVENVKSNNAKNDVSGRESVVCASWTSVRFQSVLKVVVPDELHGSILTKTLPAKPHMTTKDVCNIIAHKARITNPQDYALYRVTDGEETLLLDNECPQDFISGSKHTMLAYKRTDAKIAWPNQDKLNL; this is translated from the exons AAGCGATGCCTTCCTCGAACCGTACCTGCTGGGCGACCGTCAGAGCCCGATGGTGGGAGCGCCGTCCCCGTCGCCGCCTCCGTGTCGAAACGCCCGTAACTCGTCTCCCGCGCCGCCATCCCGATCGGCGTCCGGCGAGTCCCTCCTGTCATCCAACGGGGGTTCGGAGGGCGGCAGCGAGGACAGCGGAGAATCAG GTTACGGAGCCACCTGCGACATCGGTCTCACCGAACGCCTGATCAGGTCGCACCCCATCTGGTTCCTGCCCGGAATCCAGAGAGCCGGGGCGTTCCACTTGCTCCAAGGCAAAGAAGAAGGTTGTTTCGTGGTAAGACAGTCGTCGCAGAGCGACACCATGGCCCTCTCCGTGCGACTCCCCATCGACAAGGGACCCTACATCGAGCACTACCTCATCCAGTCCACCGAAGGACATTTGGGGCTCGAGACGAGCGAGAACCGCTTCGGCAGCATACCGGAACTGATCGCTCACTACGCCAACTGTTGCGACGAGCTTCCGGTGCAGCTGACCTTGCCGAAAGCGATAAGGGAGGCGAAGAGCAGACAGCAGTTGTCGTCGCTCGCCCTCCTCGGACAGGAGTTCTGGCGGTACAGCCCTCCGCCGTCGGCGGCGACGAGTCCCGACGCCGACCTGGTCCTCAACCTGAACCCGCTGATGACGACGTTCAAGACGGCGGAGCCTTCGACTCCCATTCCGAAGGAGAACAGCAGACCGGCGAGACCCAACACCTTGAACCTGATGAGTTTCATCGAACCCAACAAGGTCGAACTGTCGAAGCCGAAGAACGAGAGCGCGTCCAAGACGCCCCCGCCGCCTCCACCCAGGTGGTCCAAGCCGTCGACTCCCCAAAACAACTTCACGGTCACCACCACCGTCACGTTCAGCGTGAACGCGCAAGGCACCGACGAGCAGCAAGGGTCGGAGGTCGAGGTGGTCCGCTGCGACCCCAAGAGGATGTCGCCCGAGGGCCAGTGCAACTCGACGATATCGTCGAAGGGCAGCTCGAGGAGGGGCGGCCCCACCGACCAGGTTCTCTCGCCCAACGGGTCAATCCTCTCGCCCAATTCCGACCTGAACAGCCTCTTATCTCCCGATACGTTATCGCCTTTATCGGCGAGCAAAACATCGCGACACAGCAAACGCTCCAAACACAAGTTGTCCAAGCACTATCAAGAAAGCGACATCGTCGACTCGCCCACTTTCTACTACAGGAGCGGTCTGGGCGACAAGATCAGCGATTACGAAGACGTGTGGACCAACGAACCGACGACCAACAAGCCCAAGAGTCTGGCCTCGCCCGATCTGCTCCAGCACACCGCGAACGTGGTCTCGCTCAACAACAACGTGCTCAGTCCGGTGGAGTCGCACAGGAGCGACTGCAGCACCCCGGTGCAGAACTGCAAGAATCAGCTCCTCCAGTCGCCCCTCATCGAGGACATGGCGAGCCCCCACGCCCCCAAGCAGGGGAGTCCCTTCTACGCCGAACCGGCGGATTCCATCGCGAACCCGGTGCCGAGGAGGCCGCTCCCCCGGACGATGATTCCGATGCAGCAGCGCCACTCCAATCCGCCGGGTCTGCTGTCGCACTCGCCCCTGAGCCCGGGCCTGGAGCGGATAGACTCGGACTTCAACG GGATGTCGTCTTCAGCGGACAACCTGAGCCCCAAGCAGAGACTCCCCGCGTTGCGCAAGCCCGAAGCGAAGCCGGTGCAGCCGCCGTCGATCAAAACCCGCGGCAACGACAGCTGGCAAGTGGACAACGGTTGGACCTTCCGAA GTAGCGAGTGCGACGTCACGATGGAGTCGAGCGACCCCGAGTACGACTCGGACTGGCCGGTCATCCCCACGCTGATGTCGTCGTCGCCGCAGCCGTACACGCCCGACCCCGAAGACAGGACGACAGTCCAGGACATGATCTCGAAGCGGTTCCCCGACATCCGCACCTCCGCAGAACTGACGATAGACGAGGAGCTGTGCAGGATGTCCGCCTACGACAACGTCGACGACCGGAGAGTCCCGAGGGCGCCGCCGTCGGAGATCAGCGAGCTCACCGAATTCTCCGACCCGTGGACGGAACTGAACCAGGGAGTCGCGGAG ACGGACGATTCCGTGTCGGAACGGATCGACCACGGTACAAAAGTGATGAACAGGTCGAAGAGCTTCAAGGACAGACTGGATCCGCTACTTT CCGCCCCACGTTTGCAAGCGTTGAGGAACAGAGAGCGGAGCGGACCGAAAGCCGTGGGGGCCGCCATCAGGACCTACGCCCTGGAGCTGGCCCAAGACAAGAACACCACGTTCGCTCAAAACATCGACAACTTCATCGCTTGCACCTGCGAGTCGAAAGAGACCAATCCGCAGATAATCATGAGGAACATGAGGCAGTTCATGTCGGGGATGAAGAACTACCTGGTGAAACACGGCGAGAAGGGGTTCTACAAGGAGATCGAGAGGGAGAGGAGCAAGCTGAAACCGACGGAGTTTCTCAATTTGGACGCCATCTTGGAAGGGGTGATGCACAAGTTGGTGGTGAAACCGCTGAAAGGACACTTGCAGAAGTTGTTCCTCGACCACTACACCAAAACCGGAGCCATCAGGTTGTTGGCGGACAACATCCAGTTCGCGGCGACGCGCCCCATCGCAGAGTTGGCCATCAAG CCGAAAATCACTCTGCCGTCGGACAGCTCCCTCGGCACGATCTCCCAGTACTTGCAGAGGCTCCAGACGGCGGACTCGCCCCTCGAGAAGCTGGAGTACCTCCTCGCGGCCATCGCCACCATCTTCAATTCG GTGAAGACCGGGCAGCTGACGGGGTCGGGGAAGGCGGCGCAGCTGGGGGCGGACGACTTCCTGCCGTTGTTCGTGTGGGTATTGGTCAGGACGAATTTCGTCGCGGCGGAAATCGAGGCCGAGTACATGTGGGGGCTGCTGCATCCGTCGCTGCTGTCGGGCGAAGGGGGCTACTACTTGACCACGTTGTCGTCGGCGGTCCACGTGCTCAAGAACTTCAAAGAGAGTTGCGTGGAGAACGTCAAGAGTAACAACGCGAAGAACGACGTAAGTGGGCGCGAGTCTGTGGTTTGTGCGAGTTGGACGAGCGTTCGGTTCCAGTCGGTGCTGAAAGTGGTGGTTCCCGACGAGCTGCACGGGTCGATCTTGACGAAGACGTTGCCGGCGAAACCGCACATGACCACGAAGGACGTCTGCAATATCATCGCGCACAAGGCTAGGATAACGAATCCGCAGGATTACGCTCTCTATCGAGTCACG
- the spri gene encoding protein sprint isoform X4 — MANFIQFRRSRRSSTSSVYMQLLSSLATDLDNMLSELCTTPPPPYDRLSDSELHTRSDAFLEPYLLGDRQSPMVGAPSPSPPPCRNARNSSPAPPSRSASGESLLSSNGGSEGGSEDSGESGYGATCDIGLTERLIRSHPIWFLPGIQRAGAFHLLQGKEEGCFVVRQSSQSDTMALSVRLPIDKGPYIEHYLIQSTEGHLGLETSENRFGSIPELIAHYANCCDELPVQLTLPKAIREAKSRQQLSSLALLGQEFWRYSPPPSAATSPDADLVLNLNPLMTTFKTAEPSTPIPKENSRPARPNTLNLMSFIEPNKVELSKPKNESASKTPPPPPPRWSKPSTPQNNFTVTTTVTFSVNAQGTDEQQGSEVEVVRCDPKRMSPEGQCNSTISSKGSSRRGGPTDQVLSPNGSILSPNSDLNSLLSPDTLSPLSASKTSRHSKRSKHKLSKHYQESDIVDSPTFYYRSGLGDKISDYEDVWTNEPTTNKPKSLASPDLLQHTANVVSLNNNVLSPVESHRSDCSTPVQNCKNQLLQSPLIEDMASPHAPKQGSPFYAEPADSIANPVPRRPLPRTMIPMQQRHSNPPGLLSHSPLSPGLERIDSDFNGMSSSADNLSPKQRLPALRKPEAKPVQPPSIKTRGNDSWQVDNGWTFRSSECDVTMESSDPEYDSDWPVIPTLMSSSPQPYTPDPEDRTTVQDMISKRFPDIRTSAELTIDEELCRMSAYDNVDDRRVPRAPPSEISELTEFSDPWTELNQGVAETDDSVSERIDHGTKVMNRSKSFKDRLDPLLSAPRLQALRNRERSGPKAVGAAIRTYALELAQDKNTTFAQNIDNFIACTCESKETNPQIIMRNMRQFMSGMKNYLVKHGEKGFYKEIERERSKLKPTEFLNLDAILEGVMHKLVVKPLKGHLQKLFLDHYTKTGAIRLLADNIQFAATRPIAELAIKPKITLPSDSSLGTISQYLQRLQTADSPLEKLEYLLAAIATIFNSVKTGQLTGSGKAAQLGADDFLPLFVWVLVRTNFVAAEIEAEYMWGLLHPSLLSGEGGYYLTTLSSAVHVLKNFKESCVENVKSNNAKNDVSGRESVVCASWTSVRFQSVLKVVVPDELHGSILTKTLPAKPHMTTKDVCNIIAHKARITNPQDYALYRVTDGEETLLLDNECPQDFISGSKHTMLAYKRTDAKIAWPNQDKLNL; from the exons AAGCGATGCCTTCCTCGAACCGTACCTGCTGGGCGACCGTCAGAGCCCGATGGTGGGAGCGCCGTCCCCGTCGCCGCCTCCGTGTCGAAACGCCCGTAACTCGTCTCCCGCGCCGCCATCCCGATCGGCGTCCGGCGAGTCCCTCCTGTCATCCAACGGGGGTTCGGAGGGCGGCAGCGAGGACAGCGGAGAATCAG GTTACGGAGCCACCTGCGACATCGGTCTCACCGAACGCCTGATCAGGTCGCACCCCATCTGGTTCCTGCCCGGAATCCAGAGAGCCGGGGCGTTCCACTTGCTCCAAGGCAAAGAAGAAGGTTGTTTCGTGGTAAGACAGTCGTCGCAGAGCGACACCATGGCCCTCTCCGTGCGACTCCCCATCGACAAGGGACCCTACATCGAGCACTACCTCATCCAGTCCACCGAAGGACATTTGGGGCTCGAGACGAGCGAGAACCGCTTCGGCAGCATACCGGAACTGATCGCTCACTACGCCAACTGTTGCGACGAGCTTCCGGTGCAGCTGACCTTGCCGAAAGCGATAAGGGAGGCGAAGAGCAGACAGCAGTTGTCGTCGCTCGCCCTCCTCGGACAGGAGTTCTGGCGGTACAGCCCTCCGCCGTCGGCGGCGACGAGTCCCGACGCCGACCTGGTCCTCAACCTGAACCCGCTGATGACGACGTTCAAGACGGCGGAGCCTTCGACTCCCATTCCGAAGGAGAACAGCAGACCGGCGAGACCCAACACCTTGAACCTGATGAGTTTCATCGAACCCAACAAGGTCGAACTGTCGAAGCCGAAGAACGAGAGCGCGTCCAAGACGCCCCCGCCGCCTCCACCCAGGTGGTCCAAGCCGTCGACTCCCCAAAACAACTTCACGGTCACCACCACCGTCACGTTCAGCGTGAACGCGCAAGGCACCGACGAGCAGCAAGGGTCGGAGGTCGAGGTGGTCCGCTGCGACCCCAAGAGGATGTCGCCCGAGGGCCAGTGCAACTCGACGATATCGTCGAAGGGCAGCTCGAGGAGGGGCGGCCCCACCGACCAGGTTCTCTCGCCCAACGGGTCAATCCTCTCGCCCAATTCCGACCTGAACAGCCTCTTATCTCCCGATACGTTATCGCCTTTATCGGCGAGCAAAACATCGCGACACAGCAAACGCTCCAAACACAAGTTGTCCAAGCACTATCAAGAAAGCGACATCGTCGACTCGCCCACTTTCTACTACAGGAGCGGTCTGGGCGACAAGATCAGCGATTACGAAGACGTGTGGACCAACGAACCGACGACCAACAAGCCCAAGAGTCTGGCCTCGCCCGATCTGCTCCAGCACACCGCGAACGTGGTCTCGCTCAACAACAACGTGCTCAGTCCGGTGGAGTCGCACAGGAGCGACTGCAGCACCCCGGTGCAGAACTGCAAGAATCAGCTCCTCCAGTCGCCCCTCATCGAGGACATGGCGAGCCCCCACGCCCCCAAGCAGGGGAGTCCCTTCTACGCCGAACCGGCGGATTCCATCGCGAACCCGGTGCCGAGGAGGCCGCTCCCCCGGACGATGATTCCGATGCAGCAGCGCCACTCCAATCCGCCGGGTCTGCTGTCGCACTCGCCCCTGAGCCCGGGCCTGGAGCGGATAGACTCGGACTTCAACG GGATGTCGTCTTCAGCGGACAACCTGAGCCCCAAGCAGAGACTCCCCGCGTTGCGCAAGCCCGAAGCGAAGCCGGTGCAGCCGCCGTCGATCAAAACCCGCGGCAACGACAGCTGGCAAGTGGACAACGGTTGGACCTTCCGAA GTAGCGAGTGCGACGTCACGATGGAGTCGAGCGACCCCGAGTACGACTCGGACTGGCCGGTCATCCCCACGCTGATGTCGTCGTCGCCGCAGCCGTACACGCCCGACCCCGAAGACAGGACGACAGTCCAGGACATGATCTCGAAGCGGTTCCCCGACATCCGCACCTCCGCAGAACTGACGATAGACGAGGAGCTGTGCAGGATGTCCGCCTACGACAACGTCGACGACCGGAGAGTCCCGAGGGCGCCGCCGTCGGAGATCAGCGAGCTCACCGAATTCTCCGACCCGTGGACGGAACTGAACCAGGGAGTCGCGGAG ACGGACGATTCCGTGTCGGAACGGATCGACCACGGTACAAAAGTGATGAACAGGTCGAAGAGCTTCAAGGACAGACTGGATCCGCTACTTT CCGCCCCACGTTTGCAAGCGTTGAGGAACAGAGAGCGGAGCGGACCGAAAGCCGTGGGGGCCGCCATCAGGACCTACGCCCTGGAGCTGGCCCAAGACAAGAACACCACGTTCGCTCAAAACATCGACAACTTCATCGCTTGCACCTGCGAGTCGAAAGAGACCAATCCGCAGATAATCATGAGGAACATGAGGCAGTTCATGTCGGGGATGAAGAACTACCTGGTGAAACACGGCGAGAAGGGGTTCTACAAGGAGATCGAGAGGGAGAGGAGCAAGCTGAAACCGACGGAGTTTCTCAATTTGGACGCCATCTTGGAAGGGGTGATGCACAAGTTGGTGGTGAAACCGCTGAAAGGACACTTGCAGAAGTTGTTCCTCGACCACTACACCAAAACCGGAGCCATCAGGTTGTTGGCGGACAACATCCAGTTCGCGGCGACGCGCCCCATCGCAGAGTTGGCCATCAAG CCGAAAATCACTCTGCCGTCGGACAGCTCCCTCGGCACGATCTCCCAGTACTTGCAGAGGCTCCAGACGGCGGACTCGCCCCTCGAGAAGCTGGAGTACCTCCTCGCGGCCATCGCCACCATCTTCAATTCG GTGAAGACCGGGCAGCTGACGGGGTCGGGGAAGGCGGCGCAGCTGGGGGCGGACGACTTCCTGCCGTTGTTCGTGTGGGTATTGGTCAGGACGAATTTCGTCGCGGCGGAAATCGAGGCCGAGTACATGTGGGGGCTGCTGCATCCGTCGCTGCTGTCGGGCGAAGGGGGCTACTACTTGACCACGTTGTCGTCGGCGGTCCACGTGCTCAAGAACTTCAAAGAGAGTTGCGTGGAGAACGTCAAGAGTAACAACGCGAAGAACGACGTAAGTGGGCGCGAGTCTGTGGTTTGTGCGAGTTGGACGAGCGTTCGGTTCCAGTCGGTGCTGAAAGTGGTGGTTCCCGACGAGCTGCACGGGTCGATCTTGACGAAGACGTTGCCGGCGAAACCGCACATGACCACGAAGGACGTCTGCAATATCATCGCGCACAAGGCTAGGATAACGAATCCGCAGGATTACGCTCTCTATCGAGTCACG
- the spri gene encoding protein sprint isoform X11, with protein MVGAPSPSPPPCRNARNSSPAPPSRSASGESLLSSNGGSEGGSEDSGESGYGATCDIGLTERLIRSHPIWFLPGIQRAGAFHLLQGKEEGCFVVRQSSQSDTMALSVRLPIDKGPYIEHYLIQSTEGHLGLETSENRFGSIPELIAHYANCCDELPVQLTLPKAIREAKSRQQLSSLALLGQEFWRYSPPPSAATSPDADLVLNLNPLMTTFKTAEPSTPIPKENSRPARPNTLNLMSFIEPNKVELSKPKNESASKTPPPPPPRWSKPSTPQNNFTVTTTVTFSVNAQGTDEQQGSEVEVVRCDPKRMSPEGQCNSTISSKGSSRRGGPTDQVLSPNGSILSPNSDLNSLLSPDTLSPLSASKTSRHSKRSKHKLSKHYQESDIVDSPTFYYRSGLGDKISDYEDVWTNEPTTNKPKSLASPDLLQHTANVVSLNNNVLSPVESHRSDCSTPVQNCKNQLLQSPLIEDMASPHAPKQGSPFYAEPADSIANPVPRRPLPRTMIPMQQRHSNPPGLLSHSPLSPGLERIDSDFNGMSSSADNLSPKQRLPALRKPEAKPVQPPSIKTRGNDSWQVDNGWTFRSSECDVTMESSDPEYDSDWPVIPTLMSSSPQPYTPDPEDRTTVQDMISKRFPDIRTSAELTIDEELCRMSAYDNVDDRRVPRAPPSEISELTEFSDPWTELNQGVAETDDSVSERIDHGTKVMNRSKSFKDRLDPLLSAPRLQALRNRERSGPKAVGAAIRTYALELAQDKNTTFAQNIDNFIACTCESKETNPQIIMRNMRQFMSGMKNYLVKHGEKGFYKEIERERSKLKPTEFLNLDAILEGVMHKLVVKPLKGHLQKLFLDHYTKTGAIRLLADNIQFAATRPIAELAIKPKITLPSDSSLGTISQYLQRLQTADSPLEKLEYLLAAIATIFNSVKTGQLTGSGKAAQLGADDFLPLFVWVLVRTNFVAAEIEAEYMWGLLHPSLLSGEGGYYLTTLSSAVHVLKNFKESCVENVKSNNAKNDVSGRESVVCASWTSVRFQSVLKVVVPDELHGSILTKTLPAKPHMTTKDVCNIIAHKARITNPQDYALYRVTDGEETLLLDNECPQDFISGSKHTMLAYKRTDAKIAWPNQDKLNL; from the exons ATGGTGGGAGCGCCGTCCCCGTCGCCGCCTCCGTGTCGAAACGCCCGTAACTCGTCTCCCGCGCCGCCATCCCGATCGGCGTCCGGCGAGTCCCTCCTGTCATCCAACGGGGGTTCGGAGGGCGGCAGCGAGGACAGCGGAGAATCAG GTTACGGAGCCACCTGCGACATCGGTCTCACCGAACGCCTGATCAGGTCGCACCCCATCTGGTTCCTGCCCGGAATCCAGAGAGCCGGGGCGTTCCACTTGCTCCAAGGCAAAGAAGAAGGTTGTTTCGTGGTAAGACAGTCGTCGCAGAGCGACACCATGGCCCTCTCCGTGCGACTCCCCATCGACAAGGGACCCTACATCGAGCACTACCTCATCCAGTCCACCGAAGGACATTTGGGGCTCGAGACGAGCGAGAACCGCTTCGGCAGCATACCGGAACTGATCGCTCACTACGCCAACTGTTGCGACGAGCTTCCGGTGCAGCTGACCTTGCCGAAAGCGATAAGGGAGGCGAAGAGCAGACAGCAGTTGTCGTCGCTCGCCCTCCTCGGACAGGAGTTCTGGCGGTACAGCCCTCCGCCGTCGGCGGCGACGAGTCCCGACGCCGACCTGGTCCTCAACCTGAACCCGCTGATGACGACGTTCAAGACGGCGGAGCCTTCGACTCCCATTCCGAAGGAGAACAGCAGACCGGCGAGACCCAACACCTTGAACCTGATGAGTTTCATCGAACCCAACAAGGTCGAACTGTCGAAGCCGAAGAACGAGAGCGCGTCCAAGACGCCCCCGCCGCCTCCACCCAGGTGGTCCAAGCCGTCGACTCCCCAAAACAACTTCACGGTCACCACCACCGTCACGTTCAGCGTGAACGCGCAAGGCACCGACGAGCAGCAAGGGTCGGAGGTCGAGGTGGTCCGCTGCGACCCCAAGAGGATGTCGCCCGAGGGCCAGTGCAACTCGACGATATCGTCGAAGGGCAGCTCGAGGAGGGGCGGCCCCACCGACCAGGTTCTCTCGCCCAACGGGTCAATCCTCTCGCCCAATTCCGACCTGAACAGCCTCTTATCTCCCGATACGTTATCGCCTTTATCGGCGAGCAAAACATCGCGACACAGCAAACGCTCCAAACACAAGTTGTCCAAGCACTATCAAGAAAGCGACATCGTCGACTCGCCCACTTTCTACTACAGGAGCGGTCTGGGCGACAAGATCAGCGATTACGAAGACGTGTGGACCAACGAACCGACGACCAACAAGCCCAAGAGTCTGGCCTCGCCCGATCTGCTCCAGCACACCGCGAACGTGGTCTCGCTCAACAACAACGTGCTCAGTCCGGTGGAGTCGCACAGGAGCGACTGCAGCACCCCGGTGCAGAACTGCAAGAATCAGCTCCTCCAGTCGCCCCTCATCGAGGACATGGCGAGCCCCCACGCCCCCAAGCAGGGGAGTCCCTTCTACGCCGAACCGGCGGATTCCATCGCGAACCCGGTGCCGAGGAGGCCGCTCCCCCGGACGATGATTCCGATGCAGCAGCGCCACTCCAATCCGCCGGGTCTGCTGTCGCACTCGCCCCTGAGCCCGGGCCTGGAGCGGATAGACTCGGACTTCAACG GGATGTCGTCTTCAGCGGACAACCTGAGCCCCAAGCAGAGACTCCCCGCGTTGCGCAAGCCCGAAGCGAAGCCGGTGCAGCCGCCGTCGATCAAAACCCGCGGCAACGACAGCTGGCAAGTGGACAACGGTTGGACCTTCCGAA GTAGCGAGTGCGACGTCACGATGGAGTCGAGCGACCCCGAGTACGACTCGGACTGGCCGGTCATCCCCACGCTGATGTCGTCGTCGCCGCAGCCGTACACGCCCGACCCCGAAGACAGGACGACAGTCCAGGACATGATCTCGAAGCGGTTCCCCGACATCCGCACCTCCGCAGAACTGACGATAGACGAGGAGCTGTGCAGGATGTCCGCCTACGACAACGTCGACGACCGGAGAGTCCCGAGGGCGCCGCCGTCGGAGATCAGCGAGCTCACCGAATTCTCCGACCCGTGGACGGAACTGAACCAGGGAGTCGCGGAG ACGGACGATTCCGTGTCGGAACGGATCGACCACGGTACAAAAGTGATGAACAGGTCGAAGAGCTTCAAGGACAGACTGGATCCGCTACTTT CCGCCCCACGTTTGCAAGCGTTGAGGAACAGAGAGCGGAGCGGACCGAAAGCCGTGGGGGCCGCCATCAGGACCTACGCCCTGGAGCTGGCCCAAGACAAGAACACCACGTTCGCTCAAAACATCGACAACTTCATCGCTTGCACCTGCGAGTCGAAAGAGACCAATCCGCAGATAATCATGAGGAACATGAGGCAGTTCATGTCGGGGATGAAGAACTACCTGGTGAAACACGGCGAGAAGGGGTTCTACAAGGAGATCGAGAGGGAGAGGAGCAAGCTGAAACCGACGGAGTTTCTCAATTTGGACGCCATCTTGGAAGGGGTGATGCACAAGTTGGTGGTGAAACCGCTGAAAGGACACTTGCAGAAGTTGTTCCTCGACCACTACACCAAAACCGGAGCCATCAGGTTGTTGGCGGACAACATCCAGTTCGCGGCGACGCGCCCCATCGCAGAGTTGGCCATCAAG CCGAAAATCACTCTGCCGTCGGACAGCTCCCTCGGCACGATCTCCCAGTACTTGCAGAGGCTCCAGACGGCGGACTCGCCCCTCGAGAAGCTGGAGTACCTCCTCGCGGCCATCGCCACCATCTTCAATTCG GTGAAGACCGGGCAGCTGACGGGGTCGGGGAAGGCGGCGCAGCTGGGGGCGGACGACTTCCTGCCGTTGTTCGTGTGGGTATTGGTCAGGACGAATTTCGTCGCGGCGGAAATCGAGGCCGAGTACATGTGGGGGCTGCTGCATCCGTCGCTGCTGTCGGGCGAAGGGGGCTACTACTTGACCACGTTGTCGTCGGCGGTCCACGTGCTCAAGAACTTCAAAGAGAGTTGCGTGGAGAACGTCAAGAGTAACAACGCGAAGAACGACGTAAGTGGGCGCGAGTCTGTGGTTTGTGCGAGTTGGACGAGCGTTCGGTTCCAGTCGGTGCTGAAAGTGGTGGTTCCCGACGAGCTGCACGGGTCGATCTTGACGAAGACGTTGCCGGCGAAACCGCACATGACCACGAAGGACGTCTGCAATATCATCGCGCACAAGGCTAGGATAACGAATCCGCAGGATTACGCTCTCTATCGAGTCACG